Proteins from a genomic interval of Panthera tigris isolate Pti1 chromosome A2, P.tigris_Pti1_mat1.1, whole genome shotgun sequence:
- the FBXL12 gene encoding F-box/LRR-repeat protein 12: protein MATLADLPDSVLLEIFSYLPVRDRIRISRVCHRWKRLVDDRWLWRHVDLTLYTMRPKVMWHLLRRYMASRLRSLRVGGYLFSGSQAPRLSPALMRALGQKCPNLKRLCLHVADLSMVPITSLPCTLRTLELHSCEISMAWLLKEQDPTVLPLLECIVLDRVPAFRDEHLQGLTRFRALRSLVLGGTYRVTETGLDAGLQELGYLQRLEVLGCTLSADSTLLAVSRHLRDVRKIRLTVRGLSAPGLSVLEGMPALESLCLLGPLITPEMPSPAEILSSCLAMPKLRVLELQGLGWEDQEAERILCKGLPHCMVIVRACPKESMDWWM from the exons ATGGCGACTTTGGCGGACCTGCCGGACTCAGTCCTGTTAGAGATCTTCTCTTACCTCCCGGTCCGGGATCGAATTCGCATCTCCAG ggttTGTCACCGCTGGAAGAGGCTGGTGGACGACCGGTGGCTCTGGCGACACGTCGACCTGACTCTGTACACG ATGCGGCCTAAAGTCATGTGGCACCTCCTTCGCCGCTACATGGCATCTCGGCTCCGTTCCCTGCGGGTGGGCGGCTACCTGTTCTCAGGCTCCCAGGCCCCCCGGCTGTCCCCCGCCTTGATGAGGGCCCTGGGCCAGAAGTGCCCTAACCTGAAGCGTCTCTGCCTGCACGTGGCTGACCTGAGCATGGTGCCCATCACCAGCCTGCCCTGCACCCTGAGGACCCTGGAGCTGCACAGCTGCGAGATCTCCATGGCCTGGCTCCTCAAGGAGCAGGACCCCACCGTGCTGCCCTTGCTCGAGTGCATCGTGCTGGACCGGGTCCCTGCCTTCCGTGATGAGCACCTGCAGGGCCTGACGCGCTTCCGCGCCCTGCGGTCGCTGGTGCTGGGCGGTACCTACCGCGTGACCGAGACGGGGCTGGATGCGGGCCTCCAGGAGCTGGGCTACCTGCAGAGGCTGGAGGTGCTGGGCTGCACCCTCTCAGCTGACAGCACCCTCCTGGCCGTCAGTCGCCACCTCCGAGATGTGCGGAAGATCCGGCTGACCGTGAGGGGCCTCTCTGCCCCCGGCCTGTCCGTCTTGGAGGGCATGCCAGCCCTGGAGAGTCTGTGCTTGCTGGGCCCTCTCATCACCCCAGAAATGCCTTCCCCGGCTGAgatcctctcttcctgcctcgcCATGCCCAAGCTCAGGGTCCTTGAgctgcaggggctggggtgggaggatcAGGAGGCCGAGAGGATCCTGTGTAAGGGGCTGCCCCACTGTATGGTCATCGTCAGGGCCTGCCCCAAAGAGTCCATGGACTGGTGGATGTGA